One part of the Myxococcaceae bacterium genome encodes these proteins:
- the obgE gene encoding GTPase ObgE has translation MKFVDQVKLCAKAGDGGNGCVSWRREKFIPMGGPAGGDGGNGGSVMIEADEGLHSLLDYHYIFKLEAQSGQNGQSKNKFGSHGQDAIAKVPVGTQVFDSDTNELLADFVQHQQREVICHGGSGGWGNTRFKTSTRQAPEFAKPGLPGEEKNLRLELKLMADVGLLGFPNAGKSTLLSVLSAAKPKIADYPFTTLTPQLGVVRIHEHDSLVMADIPGLIEGASQGVGLGFRFLKHLERVRVLCHLIEPGHDTWKRYQIIRNELQCFNPALLELPEILVFTKSDLGIDFDRTPFAQQNLHCLDISAATHQGIQKLKETLWSEVILKPHA, from the coding sequence ATGAAGTTCGTGGATCAAGTTAAACTCTGCGCGAAAGCTGGAGATGGTGGAAATGGCTGCGTCTCTTGGAGGCGCGAGAAATTTATTCCGATGGGAGGGCCGGCCGGCGGAGACGGCGGGAATGGTGGCAGTGTTATGATTGAAGCTGACGAGGGCCTACACTCTCTCCTCGACTATCATTACATCTTTAAACTGGAAGCTCAAAGCGGCCAAAATGGCCAATCCAAAAACAAATTCGGTTCTCATGGCCAAGATGCAATCGCGAAAGTTCCGGTGGGCACCCAAGTATTTGACTCCGATACAAACGAGCTGTTAGCAGATTTTGTCCAGCATCAACAACGTGAAGTCATCTGTCATGGAGGCTCAGGAGGCTGGGGAAATACTCGCTTCAAAACATCGACTCGACAAGCACCTGAGTTCGCCAAGCCTGGCCTGCCGGGTGAAGAAAAGAATCTGCGTTTGGAGCTCAAGCTCATGGCCGATGTTGGGCTTTTGGGCTTTCCAAATGCCGGTAAGTCCACTCTTTTGTCCGTTCTCAGCGCAGCAAAACCCAAAATTGCAGATTACCCATTCACCACTCTCACTCCACAGCTTGGTGTTGTACGCATTCATGAGCACGATAGCTTGGTAATGGCAGATATTCCCGGGCTCATTGAAGGCGCTTCGCAAGGCGTTGGGCTTGGGTTTCGCTTCCTGAAACATCTGGAGCGTGTTCGGGTGCTTTGCCACTTAATCGAACCGGGCCACGACACCTGGAAACGCTACCAGATCATTCGCAACGAGCTCCAATGTTTTAATCCTGCGCTTCTGGAGCTTCCGGAGATTCTTGTATTCACGAAAAGCGACTTAGGCATAGATTTCGATCGAACGCCATTCGCCCAGCAAAATCTGCATTGCCTAGACATTTCGGCAGCTACCCACCAAGGCATCCAAAAGCTGAAAGAAACGCTGTGGTCCGAGGTTATCCTGAAGCCGCACGCTTGA
- the grpE gene encoding nucleotide exchange factor GrpE, with translation MTENPEIVDIDKPENSAAQDNSEFQALQERYLRLYAEFDNFKKRSEKDRQISVRFASESLLKDLLPVLDHLEQAVSAATGASSVDAISEGVRMVLKQFEDTLGRYGITSFSAIGSVFDPMKHEAMAEQADSSVPAGQVLAEYQKGYLLNERLVRPARVVVAKSS, from the coding sequence ATGACTGAAAACCCAGAGATCGTAGATATCGACAAACCAGAAAACTCTGCAGCACAAGACAACAGTGAGTTTCAGGCTCTTCAGGAACGCTACCTAAGACTATACGCCGAATTTGACAATTTTAAAAAACGCTCCGAAAAGGATCGTCAGATCTCGGTTCGTTTTGCAAGCGAATCCTTGCTGAAGGACTTGCTTCCCGTTTTAGACCATCTGGAACAAGCTGTGTCAGCGGCCACAGGAGCCAGCAGTGTGGATGCCATATCCGAAGGCGTCAGAATGGTACTCAAGCAATTTGAAGATACCTTGGGACGCTATGGCATCACCTCGTTTTCAGCGATCGGTTCCGTATTTGACCCCATGAAGCACGAAGCCATGGCAGAACAAGCGGATTCTTCAGTACCTGCGGGTCAAGTCCTTGCAGAATATCAAAAAGGTTATCTCTTGAATGAAAGATTGGTGCGTCCAGCTCGAGTCGTGGTTGCGAAATCCTCATGA
- a CDS encoding nucleoside deaminase has translation MREALKLAEQASTMGEVPIGAIVVHENQIVGRGYNRREIDHDPTAHAEIRAIQEASRSLNRWRLKACTLYVTLEPCLMCLGAIHHARLDRVVCGASETKGRINHEAQWESGILAQESAQLLKNFFAHLRTHASD, from the coding sequence ATGCGAGAAGCCCTCAAACTCGCGGAACAAGCGTCCACAATGGGTGAAGTTCCGATTGGCGCCATTGTGGTCCATGAGAATCAAATTGTAGGCCGCGGCTACAATCGTCGTGAGATCGATCACGATCCCACAGCTCACGCTGAGATCCGAGCCATTCAAGAAGCTTCTCGATCGCTCAACCGGTGGCGCCTGAAGGCCTGCACCTTATACGTTACCTTAGAGCCCTGCCTGATGTGCCTGGGAGCCATCCATCACGCGAGGCTGGACCGCGTGGTGTGCGGCGCTTCCGAAACCAAAGGCCGAATCAACCACGAAGCTCAATGGGAATCCGGAATCTTAGCGCAAGAATCTGCCCAATTGCTTAAAAATTTCTTTGCTCATCTTCGCACTCATGCATCGGATTGA
- a CDS encoding aminotransferase class V-fold PLP-dependent enzyme: MHIINLDANASLPPTEAARLALIQSLDLCANPSSPHQLGRRLRTHLDLARSQVAKALGGKDQDVFFTSGASEGNRWLVDSVLSTGKLSVWSTALEHPSLAKPLRSCSWAPSIEAADVVFATAAHNETGLITDWEPILAQINPDAILVSDVSQSLGRIGSVPDRVDAMVCSGHKIGAYPGVGAILLRNRAKRLKAPWTGGGQEGNLRPGTEASQLIIAFGAAADEIELIRSKNQDLKPLRDRLEGLLLQAWPMARRIPETGARLPNTSALALSRVNGDALRILVDQTGVCVGFGSACSALAPEPSPALLSLGLTREEARATIRLSLCPNTTELEIREAAKRLIALKI; this comes from the coding sequence ATGCATATCATCAATTTGGATGCAAACGCGTCTTTGCCGCCTACCGAAGCGGCTCGCCTGGCTCTCATTCAAAGCTTAGACCTCTGTGCAAACCCCTCTTCTCCTCATCAGCTGGGGCGCCGTTTACGAACCCACCTGGATTTGGCTCGTTCTCAAGTGGCAAAAGCGTTAGGAGGCAAAGATCAAGACGTCTTTTTTACCTCTGGAGCGAGCGAGGGAAATCGCTGGCTGGTGGATAGCGTTCTATCGACCGGCAAACTATCTGTCTGGTCAACTGCCTTAGAACATCCTTCTCTCGCCAAACCTCTTCGTTCTTGTTCTTGGGCCCCTTCCATCGAAGCGGCCGATGTCGTCTTCGCAACGGCAGCTCACAATGAAACGGGCCTTATCACAGATTGGGAACCTATTTTGGCTCAAATCAACCCAGATGCCATTTTAGTATCCGATGTTTCGCAGTCTCTTGGCCGAATAGGCTCGGTACCCGATCGAGTCGATGCTATGGTTTGCTCAGGCCACAAGATTGGAGCGTATCCAGGAGTGGGGGCTATTTTACTTCGCAACCGAGCGAAACGACTCAAAGCTCCTTGGACCGGAGGAGGCCAAGAAGGCAATTTAAGGCCCGGAACAGAAGCAAGCCAACTGATTATTGCTTTCGGCGCAGCCGCGGACGAAATAGAACTCATACGCTCAAAAAACCAGGATCTGAAACCACTCCGAGATCGGCTTGAAGGCCTGCTACTCCAAGCGTGGCCAATGGCGCGCCGGATACCTGAGACGGGCGCCAGACTCCCCAACACCAGCGCTCTGGCCCTTTCCCGTGTCAATGGCGATGCATTACGCATTCTCGTGGATCAGACAGGAGTTTGCGTCGGATTCGGTTCTGCTTGCAGTGCACTGGCTCCCGAACCAAGCCCTGCTCTGTTGTCGTTAGGACTAACCCGAGAAGAAGCCCGAGCAACGATCAGGCTTTCACTCTGCCCAAATACAACCGAGCTGGAAATCCGAGAAGCGGCAAAACGATTGATTGCTTTAAAGATCTAA
- a CDS encoding DUF192 domain-containing protein, with translation MLIRSRFLCFFFVAFSALNASGIRVSFGKHAKFEAEIAQTSSELERGLMQRKSLAPGKGMLFVFPDSQNRAFWMKNTLIALDMIFLDDQKRVVGIIENAVPWSLERRQIEAPSRFVLEINAGQVKKSGIRIGSIARWKLP, from the coding sequence ATGCTCATTCGATCTCGCTTTCTCTGCTTCTTTTTCGTTGCTTTTTCGGCTCTGAATGCAAGTGGTATTCGAGTCTCGTTTGGCAAGCATGCAAAGTTTGAAGCAGAAATCGCCCAAACGTCTTCCGAGCTTGAGAGAGGTCTTATGCAGCGCAAAAGCCTTGCTCCCGGAAAAGGGATGCTTTTCGTTTTTCCCGATAGCCAGAATCGTGCGTTTTGGATGAAGAATACGTTGATTGCTTTAGATATGATTTTTCTAGACGATCAAAAGCGAGTGGTTGGAATCATCGAAAACGCCGTTCCATGGTCGTTGGAACGAAGGCAAATAGAAGCTCCTTCTCGATTTGTACTCGAAATCAACGCAGGCCAGGTGAAAAAATCGGGGATTCGCATTGGGTCAATCGCACGCTGGAAATTGCCGTGA
- a CDS encoding EAL domain-containing response regulator yields the protein MNHEFQRIVIVVDDPVAKDKIVQTMKQDQMEVVTCDEPEAVEALLSQKPIRILVVDVPRGFNLAHHVAAYYPETILVGVGISCDEVQLRRAERAGIQILLNELNWEAPESQCTTGSVQHFEKLEQFLAKDDVTASLQPIVSLSNPKPYTLGFESLARSPRALPLWNAETLFTYAAKKEHLLETDLFCIRAALREACHVPQLNKLFINLRPRSVNHPAFISKLHALLERTNFSASQIVFELTEQQSILNLSTFLENLKRIKKLGFEIALDDFGTGFANLEWLYDLQPSYLKIAGLFCRNIETDTTKQILLAATTEIAQKLQIKTVLENIETKRERDMAEKLGINFGQGYFFCKPTSARSILESNWHSQYPW from the coding sequence GTGAATCACGAATTTCAGCGTATCGTCATCGTCGTGGATGATCCTGTCGCGAAAGACAAGATCGTCCAAACCATGAAGCAAGATCAAATGGAGGTTGTGACTTGCGATGAGCCAGAAGCTGTGGAAGCACTGCTCTCGCAAAAGCCGATCCGCATCCTCGTGGTTGATGTGCCTCGAGGTTTCAACTTAGCTCACCACGTCGCCGCTTACTATCCAGAGACGATTCTTGTAGGAGTTGGAATTTCTTGCGATGAAGTGCAGCTTCGCCGAGCAGAAAGAGCGGGTATTCAGATTTTACTGAACGAACTCAACTGGGAAGCTCCCGAGAGCCAATGCACAACAGGATCTGTTCAACATTTTGAGAAACTGGAACAGTTTCTTGCCAAAGATGATGTAACGGCATCTCTACAGCCCATTGTCAGTTTGTCGAATCCAAAGCCTTACACGCTGGGTTTTGAAAGCCTGGCACGCTCTCCCAGAGCTTTGCCACTTTGGAATGCCGAAACCCTTTTTACTTATGCTGCTAAAAAAGAACACTTATTGGAGACCGATCTTTTTTGCATCCGTGCAGCTCTTCGAGAAGCTTGCCACGTTCCGCAGTTGAACAAACTGTTTATTAATTTAAGGCCCCGCTCCGTCAACCACCCCGCTTTTATTTCTAAGCTTCATGCCTTGCTGGAGAGGACAAATTTCTCAGCGAGCCAAATTGTATTTGAGTTGACTGAGCAACAAAGCATTCTCAACTTATCCACTTTCTTAGAAAACTTAAAACGGATTAAAAAGCTGGGTTTTGAAATCGCGCTCGATGACTTTGGAACGGGTTTTGCCAACCTGGAGTGGTTGTACGATCTGCAGCCGAGCTATTTAAAAATCGCTGGACTCTTTTGCCGCAACATCGAAACGGATACCACGAAACAAATCTTACTCGCGGCTACGACTGAAATTGCTCAGAAACTTCAGATTAAGACCGTACTTGAGAACATTGAAACAAAGCGTGAACGAGACATGGCTGAAAAACTGGGCATCAATTTCGGACAAGGTTACTTTTTTTGTAAGCCAACTTCCGCTCGTTCGATTCTGGAGAGCAATTGGCACTCTCAGTACCCTTGGTAA
- the clpX gene encoding ATP-dependent Clp protease ATP-binding subunit ClpX, with product MKIPKRRKINLLGCSFCGKTQREVRKLIAGPQVYICNECVTLCDGIVHENAKPMKFDRVALPTPQDIKVFLDSYVIGQDSAKKVLSVAVYNHYKRINHTDENQNVELQKSNVLLIGPTGTGKTLLAQSLAKMLKVPFCVTDATTLTEAGYVGEDVENILLHLISAADGDVQKAQKGIVYIDEIDKIARQSEGRSAVRDVSGEGVQQALLKLIEGSKITLSSKGTKKFGQQDSGLQMDTKDILFICGGAFVGLDNIIQKRIGRKQIGFEASDATQKQSALPEVETEDLIFFGLIPELIGRLPVVTALNEVSEGDLLEILQKPKNALVKQYQKLFALENVDLGFTQEALRAVAKQAIARKSGARGLRAVLEDAMLDIMYQVPYLEGITSCTITENVINHAGEPELEFGSALVGSG from the coding sequence ATGAAGATACCGAAGCGGCGAAAAATTAACCTGCTAGGCTGCTCTTTTTGCGGCAAAACCCAACGGGAGGTGCGCAAGTTAATTGCAGGCCCACAGGTCTATATCTGCAATGAGTGTGTCACTTTGTGCGACGGCATTGTCCATGAGAATGCAAAGCCCATGAAATTTGATCGAGTGGCTTTGCCTACGCCTCAAGACATTAAAGTATTTTTGGATTCCTACGTCATTGGTCAAGATTCTGCTAAAAAAGTATTGTCGGTTGCGGTTTATAATCACTACAAACGGATCAATCACACCGATGAAAATCAAAACGTTGAGCTTCAAAAAAGCAATGTTCTTTTGATCGGGCCTACGGGGACCGGAAAAACCCTTCTGGCTCAAAGTCTTGCGAAAATGCTGAAGGTTCCATTCTGTGTGACGGATGCAACAACGCTTACCGAAGCTGGTTACGTGGGAGAAGATGTCGAAAATATCTTGCTTCATTTGATTTCAGCGGCCGATGGCGATGTCCAAAAAGCTCAAAAAGGCATTGTCTACATCGATGAGATCGACAAAATTGCACGCCAAAGCGAAGGTCGATCTGCGGTTCGAGATGTCTCAGGCGAAGGGGTCCAGCAAGCTTTGCTCAAACTCATTGAAGGGAGCAAAATCACGCTTTCTTCCAAAGGGACAAAGAAATTCGGCCAACAGGATTCAGGCTTGCAAATGGATACCAAAGATATTTTATTCATCTGTGGCGGAGCTTTTGTCGGCTTGGACAACATTATCCAAAAACGAATTGGACGAAAACAAATCGGTTTCGAGGCATCGGATGCCACTCAGAAACAAAGTGCCTTGCCTGAGGTAGAAACCGAAGATTTGATTTTCTTTGGATTGATCCCAGAACTTATCGGCCGCTTGCCGGTTGTAACAGCATTAAACGAAGTATCTGAGGGTGATCTGCTCGAGATTCTCCAAAAACCCAAAAACGCTTTAGTGAAACAATATCAAAAACTTTTTGCGCTCGAGAACGTCGATCTTGGCTTTACGCAAGAAGCACTGCGAGCGGTTGCCAAACAAGCGATTGCTCGCAAGAGCGGTGCACGAGGCTTACGCGCAGTCTTGGAAGATGCCATGCTCGATATCATGTATCAAGTGCCTTATTTAGAAGGTATTACGAGCTGTACGATTACGGAAAATGTGATTAACCATGCCGGTGAGCCAGAGCTTGAATTTGGTTCCGCGCTCGTTGGGAGCGGCTAA
- the folP gene encoding dihydropteroate synthase — MKIIGILNCTPDSFSDGGRYLCVKEAIEAAQRLMLEGASWIDLGGESTRPGAQKVSPEEEQRRVLPIIRELASQKIPMSIDTRNANTAQAAFDLGVTRLNDISALTHDPDMLQVASCFEQVVLMHMRGTPETMQKRLDYPDLISDVSAYLHSRVQVALEAGLCTEQIVIDPGLGFGKSTNQCLCILEHLNEFASIAPLYLGASRKKFIGDIAGISTPADRDYATVGVALRALHQKCSFFRVHNVQAVVQAIKLFSAQSS; from the coding sequence ATGAAAATAATTGGTATTCTCAACTGCACCCCCGATAGTTTTTCCGATGGAGGGCGCTATCTCTGCGTGAAGGAAGCGATTGAAGCCGCACAACGATTGATGCTGGAAGGGGCAAGCTGGATAGACCTCGGCGGGGAATCCACTCGGCCGGGAGCTCAGAAAGTCAGCCCAGAGGAAGAGCAGAGGCGAGTACTCCCCATCATCCGAGAGCTCGCCAGCCAAAAAATCCCCATGAGCATCGATACGCGAAACGCGAACACAGCTCAAGCAGCTTTTGACTTAGGCGTGACCCGCTTGAACGATATTTCAGCTCTTACACACGACCCGGACATGCTGCAAGTTGCATCGTGCTTTGAACAAGTCGTTCTCATGCACATGCGAGGCACGCCCGAAACCATGCAGAAACGTCTGGATTACCCGGATCTCATCTCCGATGTCAGCGCCTACCTTCACTCAAGAGTGCAAGTGGCGCTCGAAGCAGGACTTTGCACGGAGCAAATTGTCATTGATCCGGGACTTGGGTTTGGAAAATCAACTAATCAGTGCCTTTGTATTCTGGAACATCTGAACGAATTCGCCTCCATCGCCCCACTATACCTTGGCGCCAGTCGCAAAAAATTTATAGGCGATATTGCTGGAATTTCGACTCCCGCAGACCGGGATTATGCTACGGTCGGAGTTGCTCTTCGAGCCTTGCATCAAAAGTGTTCGTTTTTCCGCGTTCACAACGTCCAAGCGGTTGTGCAAGCCATCAAGCTCTTCAGCGCCCAAAGCAGCTAA
- the tmk gene encoding dTMP kinase → MLIALEGIDGSGHTTQAHALAKALEASGRRVYVTAQPSLGSIGKEIRTFLQGQVEQHQYFPETLALLFAADRLHHYGTEIQPKLNEGFDVICDRYLLSSWVYQSLQISEDWIRRINQFAPLPKLTLLIDTSVAEARSRREKRGSIEEIFEVDHLQHTIRDRYLELAPSIDAIVVNGCGTQEEVTQRLLQETLKHQ, encoded by the coding sequence ATGTTGATTGCACTTGAAGGCATTGATGGATCCGGGCACACCACCCAAGCACACGCTTTAGCCAAAGCCCTGGAAGCCTCCGGTCGTCGGGTCTACGTAACCGCGCAACCGAGCCTCGGTTCGATCGGCAAAGAAATACGGACTTTCTTGCAGGGCCAAGTTGAGCAGCATCAATATTTCCCTGAAACTCTCGCTCTTTTATTTGCTGCAGATCGACTCCATCATTACGGAACTGAAATTCAGCCGAAGTTAAACGAAGGATTTGATGTTATTTGCGATCGTTATCTCCTGTCGAGCTGGGTGTATCAAAGTCTTCAGATTTCAGAAGATTGGATCCGGCGTATCAACCAATTTGCTCCACTTCCCAAGCTCACGCTTTTGATCGACACCTCGGTTGCAGAAGCAAGGTCGAGGCGAGAAAAACGCGGCAGCATCGAAGAAATATTCGAAGTCGATCACCTTCAACATACGATTCGAGATCGCTACTTGGAGTTAGCTCCCTCAATCGATGCCATCGTAGTCAATGGATGTGGCACCCAAGAAGAAGTCACTCAGCGACTGCTTCAAGAAACGTTGAAGCACCAATGA
- a CDS encoding tetratricopeptide repeat protein: MKIEIKEIRDSLSNRQIALAGSLIASAKKKNRNHPYLTILEGIYYGIQEDNEHALSAFAHATPLFPHDPHLFYNLGCVLRKMRRWRAAEEALQKSLRSAPANPLALYELAKLKTNLGQHRDSIQILFKCIRNAPLFYPAYASLATYLSLDHQDRLVLRLYQTALEAFPNDSFFKQQIQRWNQNANVLV, encoded by the coding sequence ATGAAGATCGAAATTAAAGAAATCCGAGACTCTTTATCGAATAGGCAAATTGCCTTGGCGGGCTCTTTGATTGCATCGGCCAAGAAAAAAAATAGAAATCATCCTTACTTAACGATTTTAGAAGGAATCTATTACGGAATCCAGGAAGACAACGAACACGCCTTAAGTGCTTTTGCCCACGCAACGCCTCTATTCCCTCACGACCCTCATCTATTCTACAATCTTGGTTGCGTACTGAGAAAAATGAGGCGATGGCGAGCTGCGGAAGAAGCGCTGCAAAAATCATTGCGTAGCGCTCCGGCGAACCCTCTTGCACTTTACGAATTGGCAAAATTAAAGACCAATCTTGGTCAGCATCGTGATTCGATCCAGATTCTCTTCAAATGCATTCGCAATGCGCCGTTGTTTTACCCAGCTTATGCCTCTTTGGCCACTTACTTGAGCCTAGATCATCAAGATCGTCTCGTCCTACGCCTTTATCAAACAGCCTTAGAGGCTTTCCCAAACGATTCATTTTTCAAACAGCAAATCCAACGCTGGAATCAAAATGCTAATGTGTTAGTCTGA
- a CDS encoding tetratricopeptide repeat protein, producing the protein MNANPPNYSGAYQAFKDIIENDKIFPDQHPEIYYYAGLAAEYSGDIAAFKDAKKYLQGYVNRPNPDPKMLISAKGQLDMIDGQEALNGHHYQEALSAFQKAGVDDPSLSPGLQSTIQQIKGQIDVEHADQAQQQGDLVSMIHWYEQAERDCPEMASQLDPVIAQLKDEQEENETIDRSMNQAQNESDPQVANQILERIYAQYPDAHENVPLIAVMIASNQANEVMSPPNGAQGDPVEAMQILENMIQEHPNTVNEQCPYLYYTMAQYAMQSGHLEQAKRFFSEFEPFISQYTGNASFMGQIAYMNQQLNGSNAKLSNWANYMADWLGQKTGIHANWWLNNVINSAQGVLLNTDGMDHLNAGARFGKHPLFYHKHVQGMGDEKATVQERLNHIRSALVNVSDPEERARLQLEQSSLENEIHQIEQSRNGQWRSERSPDAAKQEKRSQAGFFRDIKTTIQNREDEGVKNDRGDVIAKGEGALDDPSAPGFWGLGTTLQQAQASYQNLGMVDAVLSDSKSNEGLRDYTMTASGGTHVLNAEERLFNMCYGGPTAAGLGVHWMDGAQARADLVDEEYGLNYAGGDTSLGGQTFSIDNGNALATGGANESAVIGTQADAHGGFSVGSRGIAVGANTGAFGGAQASGQVQANLLGQGGFVMGQAWAGLGAKANCDISLGADTHFSFGIGAALGIGGYLQVSGNINFEAMGQDLAAIYGDDHHSLSGMLSRATEMAGSVTAAGGAMVEHAAGDVHDLLGDAQNYLGARAVNDVFHAQNAGQFFQGVGEGAGELATDAADLVPAVAVGVNAAKQIGQMASQVGEDIAHGEIGDAIQDTVEDTAKGAWNIVKDTAVTAWNAVKRLFSWL; encoded by the coding sequence ATGAATGCGAATCCTCCGAATTATTCAGGGGCTTATCAAGCTTTCAAAGATATTATTGAGAACGATAAAATTTTTCCGGATCAACATCCTGAAATTTATTACTATGCGGGCTTAGCGGCGGAATATTCAGGCGATATCGCTGCGTTCAAGGATGCGAAGAAATACCTGCAAGGCTATGTCAACCGACCAAATCCAGATCCTAAAATGCTGATTTCAGCCAAAGGGCAACTGGATATGATTGATGGCCAAGAAGCACTGAATGGCCACCATTACCAAGAAGCTTTGAGTGCTTTTCAAAAAGCTGGAGTGGACGATCCGAGCTTAAGCCCTGGGCTGCAGAGCACAATTCAGCAGATCAAAGGCCAAATCGATGTTGAACACGCCGACCAGGCCCAGCAGCAAGGTGATTTGGTAAGTATGATCCACTGGTATGAGCAAGCGGAGAGAGACTGCCCTGAGATGGCTTCTCAGCTGGATCCAGTCATTGCACAATTAAAAGACGAGCAAGAGGAAAACGAGACGATCGATCGTTCTATGAACCAAGCTCAGAACGAAAGCGATCCTCAAGTTGCGAATCAGATTCTCGAAAGGATCTACGCTCAGTACCCTGATGCTCACGAAAACGTCCCTTTGATTGCAGTCATGATTGCGAGCAATCAGGCGAACGAGGTCATGTCTCCTCCTAATGGGGCTCAGGGAGACCCGGTCGAAGCCATGCAGATTTTGGAGAACATGATCCAAGAACATCCGAATACGGTCAATGAGCAGTGTCCTTACCTGTACTATACGATGGCTCAGTATGCCATGCAATCCGGTCATCTGGAGCAGGCGAAGCGGTTTTTTTCAGAATTTGAGCCCTTTATTTCGCAATACACGGGCAATGCTTCTTTTATGGGCCAAATCGCTTACATGAATCAGCAGCTTAATGGCTCCAACGCAAAGCTCTCGAATTGGGCGAACTATATGGCAGACTGGTTGGGGCAGAAGACGGGCATCCATGCAAACTGGTGGCTCAATAATGTGATCAATTCGGCCCAGGGAGTCTTGTTGAACACCGATGGGATGGATCATTTGAACGCAGGAGCGCGCTTTGGAAAGCATCCGCTTTTTTATCACAAACATGTTCAGGGAATGGGCGATGAAAAAGCCACTGTTCAAGAAAGACTGAACCACATTCGTTCAGCGCTCGTGAACGTTTCCGATCCAGAAGAAAGAGCAAGGCTTCAACTCGAACAAAGCAGCCTTGAAAACGAAATCCATCAAATTGAACAATCCCGAAACGGTCAATGGAGATCGGAGCGAAGCCCCGATGCGGCCAAACAAGAGAAGCGAAGTCAAGCGGGTTTCTTTCGAGACATCAAAACAACGATTCAAAATCGAGAGGATGAAGGTGTGAAGAACGATCGAGGAGACGTGATTGCCAAAGGGGAAGGGGCTTTGGATGATCCTTCTGCTCCCGGTTTTTGGGGATTGGGAACGACTCTTCAGCAAGCCCAAGCTTCTTACCAGAACCTTGGAATGGTCGATGCTGTTTTGAGCGATTCGAAGTCGAATGAAGGTTTAAGAGATTATACGATGACAGCTTCCGGCGGCACCCATGTATTGAATGCCGAGGAGCGTCTTTTTAACATGTGCTATGGAGGGCCCACAGCCGCGGGTCTTGGGGTTCATTGGATGGATGGAGCTCAAGCTCGAGCAGACCTAGTGGATGAAGAGTATGGGCTTAATTACGCTGGTGGCGACACGAGTCTGGGAGGGCAGACTTTTTCGATCGACAATGGAAACGCTTTGGCAACGGGTGGAGCAAACGAATCGGCGGTGATCGGTACTCAAGCAGATGCCCACGGCGGGTTCTCGGTTGGAAGCAGAGGAATTGCTGTAGGTGCTAATACCGGAGCCTTCGGAGGGGCTCAGGCTTCCGGTCAGGTCCAGGCCAATTTGTTGGGCCAGGGTGGGTTTGTGATGGGGCAAGCCTGGGCGGGATTGGGAGCAAAAGCGAACTGCGACATCTCCTTGGGAGCTGACACACACTTCTCGTTTGGAATTGGAGCTGCGCTTGGAATCGGTGGTTATTTACAGGTTTCGGGAAATATCAACTTTGAAGCGATGGGCCAAGACCTGGCGGCTATTTACGGCGATGATCATCATTCGTTGAGTGGCATGCTGTCCCGGGCAACTGAAATGGCCGGAAGCGTCACGGCGGCTGGAGGGGCGATGGTAGAGCATGCTGCTGGTGATGTTCACGATTTGCTCGGAGACGCCCAAAATTATCTTGGAGCACGGGCTGTTAACGATGTGTTCCATGCTCAGAACGCAGGTCAATTTTTTCAAGGTGTGGGTGAGGGAGCGGGCGAACTGGCCACCGATGCTGCGGATTTGGTTCCGGCAGTAGCTGTTGGGGTGAACGCTGCCAAACAAATTGGCCAAATGGCGTCTCAAGTAGGAGAAGACATCGCGCACGGCGAAATCGGAGATGCGATTCAAGACACCGTCGAAGACACGGCAAAAGGAGCTTGGAATATCGTGAAAGACACCGCGGTCACTGCTTGGAACGCGGTGAAAAGGCTGTTTAGTTGGCTATAA